The following coding sequences lie in one Paramormyrops kingsleyae isolate MSU_618 chromosome 15, PKINGS_0.4, whole genome shotgun sequence genomic window:
- the tm2d1 gene encoding TM2 domain-containing protein 1 encodes MAAYWRMSLCLYPKLQLFLFCLIYCNLNCMLATEVEECTNLRLGQYRCKDPKIDDATQEPENCKHSFAWVECLPAPNVTCRLPNKTHFKFSGEEVGFNKSIPCRNVNGYSYKVAVALSLFLGWLGADRFYLGYPALGLLKFCTVGFCGIGSLVDFMLISMQIVGPSDGSNYIVDYYGARLTRLSITNETYRRTQLSP; translated from the exons ATGGCGGCTTACTGGAGGATGTCGCTTTGTTTATACCCCAAACTCCAGCTCTTTTTGTTCTGtttaatttattgtaatttaAATTGTATGTTAGCGACCGAAGTGGAAGAATGCACAAACCTACGCCTGGGACAATA CCGGTGTAAAGACCCTAAAATAGATGATGCCACCCAAGAGCCTGAAAATTGCAAGCACTCTTTCGCCTGGG TGGAATGCCTGCCAGCCCCCAATGTCACCTGCCGCCTTCCCAACAAGACACATTTTAAATTCAGTGGGGAGGAAGTTGGATTCAACAAAAGTATCCCTTGTCGAAATGT GAATGGCTATTCGTACAAAGTGGCGGTggccctctctctcttcctgggCTGGCTGGGGGCCGATCGTTTCTACCTAGGCTACCCTGCTTTAG GTTTGCTGAAGTTCTGCACCGTGGGCTTCTGTGGCATCGGCAGCCTGGTGGACTTCATGCTGATCTCCATGCAG ATTGTGGGTCCTTCGGACGGCTCCAACTACATAGTGGACTATTATGGTGCCCGTCTGACCCGGCTGTCCATCACCAACGAGACGTACAGGAGGACTCAGCTCTCGCCCTGA